The Pseudomonas sp. S06B 330 genome contains the following window.
AGATCTTCGGTGAGACCAAAGACGCTGCAGAAGCTGCTCGTCAGCGCGTTCTGAGCATCACTGCAGAAGCCGAGATCGGCAAGATCTACGTTGGTAAGGTCGAGCGCATCGTTGACTTCGGTGCCTTCGTTAACATCCTGCCGGGTAAAGACGGTCTGGTGCACATCTCCATGCTGAGCGATGCTCGCGTTGAGAAAGTGACCGACATTCTCAAAGAAGGTCAGGAAGTCGAAGTACTGGTACTGGACGTGGACAACCGCGGCCGTATCAAGCTGTCGATCAAAGACGTTGCTGCAGCCAAGGCATCCGGCGTCTAAGCGGGATGTGTTGAAGAAAAGGACCCCTCGGGGTCCTTTTTTTATGTCCGCCTACAATGTCCTTGCGGACTTGCATCTTGCACGCAAGATTTTGTCCGGGCTTGCAAATTGCATGATCGTGGAATTTGCAGTTGTTTATAACTCATTGATTTTTATGTGTTTTTTTATTGGCTAAAACTGGCACAGGCCCTGCAATAGTTTACATACCCCTGCTGCCAGGACTTACGGCGCAGACTTTTCGAAAAACAGGAGTGTCTCGTATGAAGAAGTTCGCTATTGCTGCTGCTACTGCCACCGCCCTGACGCTGACTATGGCTAACGGGGCATTCGCCCAACAGCCTTCCCAGGCTCCGCTGACCGTTGCTGCCGGTGAAGTGGAACAGGTAACAGAAGCGACGTCCGACACTTGGATCACCACTAAGGTCAAAGCTGACCTGATGACCGAGAAAGGCATTCCAGGCACTGACATTGAGGTCGAGACCAACAAAGGTGTGGTTTCTCTGTCTTCGAAGGTTTCCGTGAGTGATTCGCAGAAAGATGTAGCCGTGGCCATCGCCAAGAAGATCAAAGGCGTGAAAGCTGTGTCTGCTGATGGTCTGAAGGCTAACTAAGACGTCGTTGTCCCGACTCGCTGACCTTCACAGGTTCATGCGAAAGACCAAAAGGATTTGGTCACCCAAAGCCCCGGCACTGGTTGCCGGGGCTGCTTTTGTGAGTGCAGCCGTCTTGCTTGCTTTTTGATCAGTAAGGCTGAATCAACTATTAGCAAGCACTGACCCAGTCGGCGTTACTCGGCATCCAGATGCATCGGTGTGATTACCCGACCATCGCTTTCAGCCTGCCCCAGGCTGGCATCAATGAAATACACCCGGTCGTCTTCGAGTTTCGCTTTATCGACTAGATAGTCCTTGATGCTGCTGGCCCGAGCTTGCCCCAATTGACGCAAGAGCAAGGGGCTCTCACCCCACGACTTAAGCACCGCATCGCGCAATTGATTACTGCGCTGCTCGCGGTCCAATTGTTCCCACTCAGCCGGTGGCTGTTGCTTCATTCGCGTGCGGTAGATGCCTTCAAGCATCGCTGGCTTGTCGCCATCGGGTACTTTCAGGTCTGACGCTTGCGCGGGAACCTTGTCACCACGCCGCTGCAGGATCTTGTAGTAAGTGCTCTGGTATTCACGCTCCAGACGCTGCTGGGCAATCAACGGCCCATCACTGCTCTGGGCGCTGGTGCCTTCGATTTCCAGGCGCAGGGCAGGGCGCTCCTTGAGCGCAGCGGCGAGTTTATCCAGAGCGCTCTGGGCGTCTGGCGCCAGGTCGCTGGAGCCAGCGGCGAAGGACACGCTGCCCAGGTCCTGGGCATCACCACCAGTAATCAAGCCGCCGATGAACTTGAACGGCGCTTGGGCCGCGCGCAATACCAGGTTGCGCAGCGTTTGCCAGACAATTGGCATGACGCTGAACTGCGGGTCATTCAAATTACCGGTGACCGGCAGTTCGATGGAGATCTTGCCCTCGGTATCTTTGAGCAAGGCCACTGCCAGACGGATCGGTAGGTCTACCGCATCCGGACTGTCGACTTTCTCGCCCAGTTGCAGTTGCTCCACCACCACCTTGTTCTCTGCCTTGAGCTGGCCTTGGGTGATGATGTAGTGCAGATCGATGTTCAGGCGGCCCTTACGGATGCGGAAGCCGGCGAACTTGCCTGAGTAAGGGGTCAGGGTGGTCAGCTCGACACGTTTGAAGCTGGTGGCGATATCCAGGCTGGCCATCGGGTCGAAGGGGTTCAGTGCGCCTTTGATGGTCACTGGCGCATAGCGATCGACCTTGCCCTTGATATCGACCTTGGCCGGTTTGGGCTGACGGTTGTCGATGGTGCCAATCTGTCCATTGAGCTGCTGAATGGCGGTGGCGAAGTTTGGTGTCAGGCTGAAGTCGGCGAAGTTTGCCGAGCCGTCGTTGATATCGATGGCACCGATGCGTACTCCCAAAGGTTTCTCGCTGCTGGCCGCAGGCTTGGCTTTGGCTTGGGATTGCGCTGTGGCTGGCTGCGGGATCAGCAAGTCATCGATGTTGGTGGTACGGTCTTCGTTGATCATGAAACGCGCGTACGGCTGCTTGAGGCTGACCTTGCCGATGCTCAGGGCATCCCCGTGACGATAGGACACGTTATCCAGGTTCAACTGCTGCCATTTGACGAAGTCACGGTCCTTGATGGTGTCCAGGGTGTGCAACTGATTGACCTGAGCCTTGCCTTCAATGCTGAAGGCCAGGGGGTCAACGTTGCTGAGGTTGACCTTGAGGTCGCTGCCCAGCATGCCACTGCGCAGCTCCAGGCGGATGTACGGAGTGATATAGGCCTGAGCAACACGCAAGTCGATGTCCTGGGTGCTGACGTTGAGCTTGGCGGTAATAGGTGCCAGGTTGACTTCACCGGCAGCCTGCAGCTTGCCTTGCTTGCCCACACCGGTATCGAGCTTGAGGGTAAAAGGTGATTGATTGAGGCTGTCGAAATTCTGCAAGTCGAGGTTCAGTGGGCCGACATCCAGCGCTACTGGTTCTTTCTGTGAACGGTCGGCCAGGTGCACTTGATAGTTGCGCAACTGGACGTCCTTGAGCAGGACTTGCCAAGGTTTATCCGGTTCGGCGGAAGCCACCTGTTCCTTTTCCTTGGTGTCTGGCTCGGCGGCGGCAGGCTCGGCCTTTTCTTTCGGAGTGGCTTTGGCCGGCTGGCTGGCAAACAGCTTTTGCCAGTCGAGTTGGCCATCTGCCTCCACTGCTGCCCAGGTTTCCAGCTTGTCGCTGCGGATCTTGCCGACAGTGACCAGTTGTTTGGCCAGGTCTATCGAGGTTTCGCTGACGTCCAGGCGGGCCAGCCGCGCCAGTGGGCGGCCATCCGGCGCCTTGATGGCAAAGGGGGCGATGCTGATCGAAGTGTTGTCGAGCAGTAGCTCGGTTTGCTTGGACAGGTTCAGCTTGTAATGGGTGTCGAGGTTAACCACACCCTCTTCAAGCACCAGCGGCACCGCATCGCGGACATAAGGCCAGAATGCCTTCATCTTGCCGTCGGTGATTTTCAGGGTGCCTTCAGACGCGAGCGGGATCACACTGAAACTACCGCTCCAGTCGACA
Protein-coding sequences here:
- a CDS encoding BON domain-containing protein is translated as MKKFAIAAATATALTLTMANGAFAQQPSQAPLTVAAGEVEQVTEATSDTWITTKVKADLMTEKGIPGTDIEVETNKGVVSLSSKVSVSDSQKDVAVAIAKKIKGVKAVSADGLKAN
- a CDS encoding DUF748 domain-containing protein, encoding MPYSKLFRFRQTTPHMPKGLKRALGAMLAALALYSLLGFLILPGVALRIANQQLANYATVPAHLQRIELNPFSLELTLWGLQIGEPGKEQIGFERLYANLQLDSLWSGALHLAGVELEKPRTELLFAKDGSLNLAQLFKLPPSEAKADEPPSDPFPVRIASIKLIEGYLHFEDLRPSEPIEFLYDSMNLELKNLSTLPDDSTDMTLVAIGPGGGRVDWSGSFSVIPLASEGTLKITDGKMKAFWPYVRDAVPLVLEEGVVNLDTHYKLNLSKQTELLLDNTSISIAPFAIKAPDGRPLARLARLDVSETSIDLAKQLVTVGKIRSDKLETWAAVEADGQLDWQKLFASQPAKATPKEKAEPAAAEPDTKEKEQVASAEPDKPWQVLLKDVQLRNYQVHLADRSQKEPVALDVGPLNLDLQNFDSLNQSPFTLKLDTGVGKQGKLQAAGEVNLAPITAKLNVSTQDIDLRVAQAYITPYIRLELRSGMLGSDLKVNLSNVDPLAFSIEGKAQVNQLHTLDTIKDRDFVKWQQLNLDNVSYRHGDALSIGKVSLKQPYARFMINEDRTTNIDDLLIPQPATAQSQAKAKPAASSEKPLGVRIGAIDINDGSANFADFSLTPNFATAIQQLNGQIGTIDNRQPKPAKVDIKGKVDRYAPVTIKGALNPFDPMASLDIATSFKRVELTTLTPYSGKFAGFRIRKGRLNIDLHYIITQGQLKAENKVVVEQLQLGEKVDSPDAVDLPIRLAVALLKDTEGKISIELPVTGNLNDPQFSVMPIVWQTLRNLVLRAAQAPFKFIGGLITGGDAQDLGSVSFAAGSSDLAPDAQSALDKLAAALKERPALRLEIEGTSAQSSDGPLIAQQRLEREYQSTYYKILQRRGDKVPAQASDLKVPDGDKPAMLEGIYRTRMKQQPPAEWEQLDREQRSNQLRDAVLKSWGESPLLLRQLGQARASSIKDYLVDKAKLEDDRVYFIDASLGQAESDGRVITPMHLDAE